The Cryptosporangium phraense genomic interval CGCCGAGCCAGTCGACCGGCTCGGAGATGATGTGCAGCTTGGTCAGCAGCACGTTCAGGATGCCGTGGTAGTAGTCGAAGATCAGCGTGAACAGCCGCGACGTGATCACCAGCGACGCCGCCCACGGCACCAGCACGGCCCACCGGACGGCCCGGCGTCCCCAGAAGTCCTTGGACAGGAACTGGGCCAGGCCGAGGCTCAGCAGGATCGTGATCGCCACGACCGCGACGACCCAGATCAGCGTGTTGACCAGCACCGTGCCCAGCGCGGGGTGGCTGAGCACGTTGGCGTAGTTCTCGACGCCGTTCGACCCGCGGCGCAGGCCGGTGATCGAGTACTCGCCGGTGGACGCCCGGACGAGCTCGATCGCCGGGTAGATCACGACGCCGAAGATCAGCACCAGCGCGGGTCCGAGCCAGATCAGCGCGACCCAGAACGGCGCGCGGCCACGCGTTCGGCGTCGACGTGCCGGCGCGGTGCCCGACGCACCGTCCCCTGGCGGGGGGACGGGCGCCGGGCTCTCGGTTGCAACCGCGCCGGGCTGGGAGTCAGCCCGGGACGACATCAGCCGCCGGCTTCCGCGGTCTTCTGCAGGTCGTCGAGCACCGACTGCGGGTTGCCCGACGGGGACACCGCCGTGCCCAGGTTCTGCTGGACGGCGAGCTTGATCTTGTCCCAGGCCGGGTCGTCGGTCGGGGTCAGGTGGATGTTCGGCAGCGTGTCCAGGTAGACCTTGAGCGACGCCTCGCTCGAGAACTCCTGCAGGCCGGACTGCGTCACCGGGAGGAAGCCCTCGGACTTGATCCAGGTGTTGACCTGGTCCTTGGCGTAGTAGAGCTCGTAGAACTTCTTGATCGCGTCCTGGTTGCCCTTCTTCTTGAAGGCCATCAGGTAGTCGGTCACGCCGTAGGTCTGCGGCGCGCTGCCGTCCTTCGTCGGCATCGGAGCGATGCCGTACTTCACGTTCTTGTACTTCGTGTCGAGGTCGCCCTGGAGCGGTCCGAACCCGACGATCATGCCGGCCTTACCCGAGGTGAACAGCGGGAAGGCGCCGTCGGTGCGGTTGGTCTTCCCAGGGTTGTTCTGGGTGACCTTGTCCTTGGTCGACAGGTCCTTCAGGAACTGCAGCGTCTCGACGTTCTTCGCGGAGTTGATCGTCCACTTGCCGTCGGTCTTCCAGTCGCCGCCGTTGTTGAACATCCAGATCGAGTACTCGGCCTGGGCCTCTTCCGGGCCGAGCGGCTGCGCGTAGCCGATCTTGCCGCCGCCCAGCGCCTGCACCTTCTTGGCGTCGGCGACGAACTCGTCCCAGGTCTTCGGCGGGCTGGCGATCTTGGCCTGGGCGAACAGGTCCTTGTTGTAGAACAGCGCCCGGGCCGACGAAAGGTCGGGGAACCCGTACATCTTGCTCTGGTACGTGCCGCTCTTCACGAACGCCGGGATCAGGTCCGACTTGACGCTGTCGGTCAGCACGTCGTCGGAGCTGTAGAGCAGCCCGTCCTTGGCGTAGCTGGCGTACGCGTTCAGGTTCAGGATGTCCGGCGGGTTGCCGTTCTGAACCATCGTGCTGGCCTGCTGGTCGATGTCGTTCCAGCTGATGATCTGCAGGTTCAGCTTGACGCCGGTCTTGTCCTCGTACGTCTTCTTGAACGCGTTCCAGAACGTCGCCGTGTGGTCCTTGCTGTACTCGGCGATGACGACCTTGATCTCCTTGGCGCTGTCGCCGCCTCCGGAGTTGTCGGCATCGTCGGCACCGGTGCCGCCGCCGCACGCGGCCAGACCGAGTGCCAGCGCGGTCACACCGGCCAGACGCGCGAACCAGCGCGCCTTGCCTATTGCACCCATGCGATGTTCCTCCTGAATAACGGGGGTATCGGAGAACTCCGGGGTTACTAACGAATGGATCGTTAGTATCGCGCGGCTGTGACGCGCGTCAATCGGTCTCGGCGTACGTGACCGAGTCGTTATGGGGTCCGTTACCGGCGGATTACGCCTCTGGATGAGCGAGAAGTCGGGCCTCGACGTGGTCGAGTCCACGGCGCACCGCGCCCAGCGCGACCGCGTCTCCGCCCAGGTCGGACAGCTTCAGGCGGGGCGAGGTCAGGATGCGGGGACGCAGGTGGCGTTCGATCGCGTCGAGCAGGGTCTCCCCCGCGCGCGAGAGCCCGCCTCCGATGATCACTTCCTCCGGATCCAGCACCAGCAGCAGCGCGGCGAGCCCGCGCGCGAACCGGGCGGCGATCCGGTCCACCACCGCGAGCGCGGTCGCGTCCCCCTCCGTGGCGGCCGCGAATACCGCGGCCACGGCATCCGGCTGGACCAGCACGTCTCCGTTGCGGGCGGCGAGGGCGTCGGCCGCGTCCGCCAGTTCGGCGATCGCCTGGGTGCCGACCATCCGTTCGAACGGCCCCTGCTCGCTCGCCGCGCTGACCGCGCCGAGCATCGGCGAAGGATCCGGCGCCTCCGGCGGCG includes:
- a CDS encoding extracellular solute-binding protein, with amino-acid sequence MGAIGKARWFARLAGVTALALGLAACGGGTGADDADNSGGGDSAKEIKVVIAEYSKDHTATFWNAFKKTYEDKTGVKLNLQIISWNDIDQQASTMVQNGNPPDILNLNAYASYAKDGLLYSSDDVLTDSVKSDLIPAFVKSGTYQSKMYGFPDLSSARALFYNKDLFAQAKIASPPKTWDEFVADAKKVQALGGGKIGYAQPLGPEEAQAEYSIWMFNNGGDWKTDGKWTINSAKNVETLQFLKDLSTKDKVTQNNPGKTNRTDGAFPLFTSGKAGMIVGFGPLQGDLDTKYKNVKYGIAPMPTKDGSAPQTYGVTDYLMAFKKKGNQDAIKKFYELYYAKDQVNTWIKSEGFLPVTQSGLQEFSSEASLKVYLDTLPNIHLTPTDDPAWDKIKLAVQQNLGTAVSPSGNPQSVLDDLQKTAEAGG